In Vicugna pacos chromosome 10, VicPac4, whole genome shotgun sequence, the following proteins share a genomic window:
- the LOC102545500 gene encoding olfactory receptor 10AG1-like, with translation MTGTNLTIVMEFVLLGFSDIPRFHWLLFGVFSVISLVILLGNGIIVLVTRADVALQTPMYFFLSNLSFLEICYVSVTLPRMLMDLWTQTGSISFFSCATQMCFFLMLGATECFLLAVMAYDCYVAICNPLHYPLVMNHRACVQLVVASWISGAPVQIGQTWQIFSVSFCGSNQISHFFCDIPPLLKLACGDIFVNEMVVYLFAVLFVTVPFLLILSFYMRIISTIMKLPSNTGRIKAFSMCSSHITVVVLFYGSATVAYLKPKSDQYAGIDKLLSLFYTILTPLFNPMIYSLRNKDVRKAMRKFLPKLSAL, from the coding sequence atgacAGGAACAAACCTGACTATAGTGATGGAATTTGTCCTCCTGGGCTTCTCTGACATTCCCAGGTTCCACTGGCTGCTTTTTGGGGTATTCTCAGTCATCTCTTTGGTCATCCTGTTGGGGAATGGCATCATAGTTCTGGTAACAAGAGCAGATGTTGCTCTTCAGACGCCCATGTATTTTTTCCTCAGCAATCTTTCCTTCCTAGAGATCTGTTATGTGTCTGTCACTCTTCCCAGGATGCTCATGGACCTTTGGACCCAGACAGgaagtatttcttttttcagcTGTGCCACACAAATGTGCTTCTTCCTTATGCTGGGAGCCACGGAGTGTTTCCTGCTGGCTGTGATGGCCTATGACTGCTACGTGGCCATTTGTAACCCTCTGCACTATCCCCTCGTCATGAACCACAGGGCCTGTGTCCAGCTGGTGGTGGCCTCCTGGATCAGTGGAGCTCCAGTCCAGATAGGACAAACATGGCAgattttctctgtgtccttttGTGGTTCTAATCAAATCAGTCACTTCTTCTGTGACATCCCCCCATTACTGAAGCTGGCCTGTGGAGACATCTTTGTGAATGAGATGGTGGTCTATCTATTTGCTGTGTTGTTTGTCACTGTTCCCTTTTTGTTGATACTTAGTTTCTATATGAGAATTATCTCCACCATCATGAAGCTGCCATCAAACACAGGGCGGATCAAAGCCTTTTCCATGTGCTCTTCCCACATCACAGTGGTAGTTTTGTTCTATGGATCAGCCACTGTTGCTTATTTAAAACCTAAATCTGATCAGTATGCAGGAATAGACAAACTGCTCTCTCTTTTCTACACCATTTTGACTCCATTATTCAATCCTATGATATATAGTCTGCGGAACAAAGATGTTAGAAAGGCAATGAGGAAATTTCTTCCCAAATTATCAGCATTGTGA